TCAATGTGATGCTCTTTGCCAAAGGCCGTATGGAAGAACTGCTGAAAAAGTGCTATGACGCACTGAATCCCGGAGGGGTGCTGCTGGTTATCAGCGAGGCTATCCTGCCTGACCACACCGGCCCCTGGGATATGGTAATGGGGTATCTGCCGTATTACTTCCAGGGGATGGATATGGGCGTATTAAAAAACGAAGTATCGGATGCGGCCGTACGCGTGGGCTTTACAAAATGTGAAAAACGCACGGAATGCCTCTGCTCTGGCACACAGGACATTGACATTATTCGGAAATAAGGAGTGTATCTCATGCTCGAATCTTTAATAAATGCCAAAATCCAAGAGTCGACGGAAACAGAAAAAGTAGACCTTCTTCACTTGAATCCGGCAGATGCTGGTTGCTGCTGTGGAGGACATGCTGGACATCACTGTTGTGGGAAACACAGACACCATAATACAGAGCAACAGGAAAAGTCTGAATAGCACGCTTCAACTAAAGCGATTCTGCGGAAGAAAGTACTGCTAACGCAGCCGTTTGGTTCAGGTGTGGAACCACGGTGCGATAGACAATGATGCATAGACGCACCGGAAAAGGACTTGCTTTGTTGCCCTCCGATTTATCTCACTGAAGTCACAAAATGCAAGGGCGGGCCATCGGCGCTGTATGCCGATGGCCCGCTTTCGCCCCATTCTGGGCAGTTACTTCCTGCCGGCCACATAGCACACAGGCAGTACACGCCCCCCGAGCAGGGTGTGTTCCGTCACCCAAAAATCGTGGGAGGAAAGATAAGCAATGAATTCCCCGGCGTTCCAGGCGTGGTAGACACGAAAGCCGGTCCGCTCCATACCCCAGGTCCGCAGTCTGGCCAATTTTCCACCGGCGTGGACAAAGGTGGGGGCAAATAACCATCCTCCCGGCTTTAAGACTCTCCGAGCTTCCCGCAAAACCTTTTCCGGCTCCGGTAAGATATGCAGGGCATTGGCAATCACCACCGCGTCAAAGGTTTCCGAGGCATACGGCAGACAGGAGGCATCCCGCACTGAGAAATGAAGCCGGGAAGATCCGCTCCGCTTCTTGGCTTCCGCGATCATATTGGAAGAGGCATCGGTGGCCTCCCACAGCCGGACACACGGAGACAGGGGAAAGGACAGCTGGCCTGTGCCGCAGGCCAGTTCCAATACATTCATATCCCGTGTGAGATGCGGACGAATGTGATTGCAGATTTCTGTATATAACGGTGCAGAGCGCCGCATGAATTTGGTGTAATGTGCGGCCATTCCCTGCCAGAAGTCCAAGTCTGATTTCTTCATAGTGATACGCCTCTTTGCGGGTTAGTTATTGATAACTAAAGAATACTCCAAAAGTCTCTGTTCCACAAGCCCTTTTTGATGGAGAAAGCCGCGTTACAGACCAGACGGCCCGTAACGCGGCTTCCCTGCTATGCTAAAAGTTCCAACAACTGCCGGATATTTTTCTTGCCGAAAGATACCTGCTCCCCATCATTGATGACCAGGCAGGGAACGCTCATCACCTGATACTTCTCCCGCAGGTCTGGGAAGCGGTTCAGGTCATAGACCTGGGCGGTGATGTGCGGATTTTCCGCAGCGATCCGCTGAGCCGCCGTCACCAGCTCCGGGCACATGGTACAGGAGAGGGAGACCAGAAGCTCTAACTTGATGGGCTTCTGGATGGACTGGATTGCTGCTCTTGTATCTTCATCCAGAGCCTGTCCCGGCCCGGCGGCATTGTAGAGGCCCAGGACGAAGGAGGTGAACTCGTGGCCGCCGGGGACCCCATGGAAAGCGAGGCCCGTCCAGCTCCCATCCGGCCGGCAGACCCGGACACAGGGCAGGTGTTCCATCTCTTCGGCCGCCCCTGTCTCCACTGAGAGCTTGCTGCTCTGCGTCGCCAGTTCTTCCATATACTGCTTCAGTTCAGCCGAAAGAGGCGTTTCGTCCAGATACAGCCGCAGGATCAGAGGCGAGGACATCCGGGCGAACACCGTATGGAGCTGGGCCAGCATATCCCCCGTAAAAAGCGTGCTGCTTGTTTCGGTGGAAGCCGCCGTTTCTGCTGTCCGGCTCACCGGAGCATTGGGATGGATGCCAGTCTTTTCCTGCATGGCGGCGCACAGGCGTTCCAGCTCCGTGGCGGCAAGGGCGCCGTCTCCCACGGCGGTGACGACCTGACGCAGAGGCTTGACGCATACATCACCCGCGGCGTACAGGCCGTCCGCAGTTGTTTTTTGGCTCCGGTCTGTGAGGATATAGCCCTGGTCATTCAATTCAGCCAGGCCGCGCACCAGCTCCGTAGCCGGCTCATAACCGGCAAAGACGAACACGCCGAAGGTTTCTCCGTCTGCCGCGTGGTGCTTGGTCACTTGACCGGTTTTGGTATTCCGGTACCGGAGATAGCGGAGAGAAGTGTCACCGGAGACCTCCTCCACCTCTGTGTTGGTGAGGACGGTGATCTTCTCGTGGCTTCTGGCTGCGTCCGCTGTTGCCTGGGCGCAGGTGAAGTCGTCTCCCCGGATGAGGATGGTCACCTGGCGGGCGTACTTGGTCAGGAACACGCTCTCCTCAGCCGCAGCGAAGCCGCCGCCCACCACAAAGACATCCTTCCCGGTGAAGAACTCGCCGTCGCAGGTGGCGCAGTAAGCCACGCCCCGACCGCGGAATTGCTCCTCACCCTGGAAGCCCACCATGCGGGGATGGGCGCCGGTTGCCAGGAGAATGCCGAAGCACTTCAAATCGCCCCGGCCGGTGCGGACGGTCTTTACATCGCCGGAGAGCTCCAGACCAGTGACCTCGGCCAGCAGAAATTCAGCGCCGAAGCCCTCCGCCTGCTTCCGCATGGTCTCGGTAAGTTCCGTCCCGCTGGTCCTGCCCACGCCGGGATAGTTCACCACTTCCGAGGTAATGGTGATCTGCCCGCCGAAGTGATCCTTCTCCACGACCAACACCCGGTAGCGGGCCCGAGCAAGATAGAGGGCGGCGGTAAGTCCTGCTGGACCGCCGCCGATGACCACGACATCGTAGAAATTTGCCGTCTGCTCCATGGCTTAAAGCTGGCCCACCAGGTCCAAACTGGGCTTCAGGGTCTCGGCGCCGGGCTGCCACTTCGCCGGGCACACCTCGTCTCCGTGCTCCGCCACGAACTGGCAGGCCTGCACCTTCCGCAGCAGCTCGTCGGCGTTCCGGCCCACATTGCCGGCGTTGACCTCGTAGGCCACAATTTTTCCCTCGGGGTTGACGATGAAGCTGCCCCGCTCTGCCACGCCGTCGGCTTCGATGTAGACCTCAAAATCCTTTGCCAGACAATGCGTGGGATCGGCCAGCATGGGATACTGGATCTTCTGGATACGCTCGGAGGCGTCATGCCACGCCTTATGGACAAAGTGGGTATCGCAGGAAACTGCGTAGATCTCACAGCCGGCCGCCTGGAACTCGGCGTACTTATTTGCCAGGTCCTCCAGCTCCGTGGGGCACACAAAGGTGAAGTCGGCGGGATAGAAGAAAAACACGCTCCACTTTCCCAGTACATCCGCCTTGGTAACGGCGTGAAAGGCGTTATTCTGGTAGCACTGGACAGAGAAATCGGCAATTTCTTTTTGAATCAGGGACATAGGGATACCTCCATTCATAATTTCACTGGTTAGCAATAACTAACTACTTGAAATTATACAACTTTCAGAGAGATGCGTCAAGCGGCGCTTGAGATTTTCTGAAACAGGCCGCAGCCCTTGTCCATTTACATTTGTGTTGACAAGTTCAAGGTCGAAGAGTAAAATAGCATCGTTATATAACGATGTTATAGAGGGGTGAGGCAAAACATGGAGGAAAATTCCGCCACCACCCTGGAAAAGATCCAAGAGGCCGCTTTGGCAGAGTTCCTGAAGAAGGGCTTTTTGGGCGCCTCCCTGCGGCAGATCGTGAAAAATGCCGGTGTCACTACCGGGGCCTTTTACGGCTACTTCTCCAGCAAGGAGGCCCTGTTCACCGCCATCGTAGAGCCTCACGCTTCTATGCTCATGAGTCGTTTTATGGAGGCCCAGACCACCTTTGCCGATCTGCCTGAAGAGGAACAGCCTAAGCACATGGGTGTAGAGTCCAGAGACCATGTTGCTTGGATGGTGGGCTATATCTGCCAGCACCGGGAGCCAGTGAAGCTGCTCCTGTGCTGCGCGGAGGGGACCAGCTATGAGCACTTCGTCCACAACATGG
This genomic window from Pusillibacter faecalis contains:
- a CDS encoding class I SAM-dependent methyltransferase, yielding MKKSDLDFWQGMAAHYTKFMRRSAPLYTEICNHIRPHLTRDMNVLELACGTGQLSFPLSPCVRLWEATDASSNMIAEAKKRSGSSRLHFSVRDASCLPYASETFDAVVIANALHILPEPEKVLREARRVLKPGGWLFAPTFVHAGGKLARLRTWGMERTGFRVYHAWNAGEFIAYLSSHDFWVTEHTLLGGRVLPVCYVAGRK
- a CDS encoding FAD-dependent oxidoreductase; the protein is MEQTANFYDVVVIGGGPAGLTAALYLARARYRVLVVEKDHFGGQITITSEVVNYPGVGRTSGTELTETMRKQAEGFGAEFLLAEVTGLELSGDVKTVRTGRGDLKCFGILLATGAHPRMVGFQGEEQFRGRGVAYCATCDGEFFTGKDVFVVGGGFAAAEESVFLTKYARQVTILIRGDDFTCAQATADAARSHEKITVLTNTEVEEVSGDTSLRYLRYRNTKTGQVTKHHAADGETFGVFVFAGYEPATELVRGLAELNDQGYILTDRSQKTTADGLYAAGDVCVKPLRQVVTAVGDGALAATELERLCAAMQEKTGIHPNAPVSRTAETAASTETSSTLFTGDMLAQLHTVFARMSSPLILRLYLDETPLSAELKQYMEELATQSSKLSVETGAAEEMEHLPCVRVCRPDGSWTGLAFHGVPGGHEFTSFVLGLYNAAGPGQALDEDTRAAIQSIQKPIKLELLVSLSCTMCPELVTAAQRIAAENPHITAQVYDLNRFPDLREKYQVMSVPCLVINDGEQVSFGKKNIRQLLELLA
- the ahpC gene encoding alkyl hydroperoxide reductase subunit C, coding for MSLIQKEIADFSVQCYQNNAFHAVTKADVLGKWSVFFFYPADFTFVCPTELEDLANKYAEFQAAGCEIYAVSCDTHFVHKAWHDASERIQKIQYPMLADPTHCLAKDFEVYIEADGVAERGSFIVNPEGKIVAYEVNAGNVGRNADELLRKVQACQFVAEHGDEVCPAKWQPGAETLKPSLDLVGQL
- a CDS encoding TetR/AcrR family transcriptional regulator produces the protein MEENSATTLEKIQEAALAEFLKKGFLGASLRQIVKNAGVTTGAFYGYFSSKEALFTAIVEPHASMLMSRFMEAQTTFADLPEEEQPKHMGVESRDHVAWMVGYICQHREPVKLLLCCAEGTSYEHFVHNMVEVEVEYTLRYMGVLRRMGRDIPQMSRSLCHIIASGMFNAIFEVVIHDMPYEQALRDVEQLQAFYTAGWSKLMGE